In Cerasicoccus sp. TK19100, the following proteins share a genomic window:
- a CDS encoding esterase/lipase family protein: MWSPSKTQVHEYGIRDGGETVVLLDGIGPKFRHLDKMINTLAAPKRRVLLIDYPSTRNTIEALVDDELAPAIAGAGIDADQPLHFVTFSMGGIMARQYLKHHQPDNLHRVVHIAPPNHGSEVADWLKKVPLFRSRFGKAGQQLVTDASSLPNRIGPANYEAGVIAGCKSLDPWFAWMFNGPHDGKVSVESARLDGMRDFAIVPSNHYLIMNHPKTLELTHRFLAEGNFGEHSGN, translated from the coding sequence ATGTGGTCACCCAGCAAAACCCAAGTCCACGAATACGGCATACGCGATGGCGGTGAAACCGTCGTGCTGCTCGATGGCATTGGCCCGAAGTTCCGGCATCTTGATAAGATGATCAACACCCTTGCCGCGCCCAAACGCCGCGTGCTGTTGATCGATTACCCGAGCACGCGCAACACGATCGAAGCCCTCGTCGATGATGAGCTCGCACCCGCGATCGCTGGCGCTGGGATCGACGCCGACCAGCCGTTGCACTTTGTCACCTTTTCGATGGGCGGGATCATGGCGCGTCAGTATTTGAAGCACCACCAGCCAGATAATCTGCATCGCGTCGTCCACATCGCCCCGCCCAACCACGGCAGCGAAGTCGCCGACTGGCTGAAGAAGGTGCCGCTGTTTCGCTCACGCTTTGGCAAAGCCGGCCAGCAACTCGTCACCGACGCCAGCTCCCTGCCCAACCGCATCGGCCCGGCCAACTACGAGGCCGGCGTCATCGCCGGCTGCAAGTCGCTGGACCCGTGGTTCGCGTGGATGTTTAACGGCCCGCACGACGGCAAGGTCTCGGTGGAAAGCGCGCGCCTCGACGGCATGCGGGACTTCGCCATCGTCCCCTCCAACCACTACCTGATCATGAACCACCCGAAAACCCTGGAGCTGACCCACCGCTTCCTGGCCGAAGGTAACTTTGGGGAACATTCCGGCAATTGA
- a CDS encoding LL-diaminopimelate aminotransferase yields MSEDPYIQQLFAERIGGAQYGKDDAIYKFEKIKRAKQAAKKEKPDVELIDMGVGEPDEMAFPEVVSALITEAGKPENRGYADNGGADFKQAVARHMKKVYGVEIDAATEVCHSIGSKTALSLIPACFINPGDYVLMTTPGYPVFGTHAKYYGGKVHNLPLTAENNFLPDLKSIPADVLEKAKVLVINYPNNPTGASATVAFFEEVIAFAKANNIVVLQDAAYAALVFEGVKPMSILQVPGGKDVAIELHSLSKSYNMTGWRIGWVCGNPLMVKAYSDVKDNSDSGQFLAIQKAAATALDNPQITEEIAAKYSRRMDMLVKTLTEAGFSVKKPKGSFFLYTAIPQSAETPEGKKVEFKTAEDFSQFLIRELLISTVPWDDAGTFVRFSVTFAAKGKEAEQKTVDEIKNRLDACSFEF; encoded by the coding sequence ATGTCTGAAGATCCCTACATCCAGCAACTTTTCGCAGAACGCATCGGCGGTGCCCAATACGGCAAGGACGACGCCATCTATAAGTTCGAGAAGATCAAGCGCGCCAAGCAAGCCGCCAAGAAGGAAAAGCCCGACGTCGAGCTGATCGACATGGGCGTTGGCGAGCCCGACGAAATGGCTTTCCCCGAAGTCGTTTCCGCCCTCATAACCGAAGCCGGCAAGCCCGAGAACCGCGGCTACGCTGACAACGGTGGTGCAGACTTCAAGCAAGCCGTCGCCCGCCACATGAAGAAGGTTTACGGCGTCGAAATCGATGCGGCGACCGAAGTTTGCCACTCCATCGGCTCCAAGACCGCACTGTCGCTGATCCCAGCATGCTTCATCAACCCGGGCGACTACGTGCTGATGACCACACCGGGCTACCCGGTGTTTGGCACGCATGCCAAGTATTACGGTGGCAAGGTGCACAACCTCCCGCTGACCGCCGAGAACAACTTCCTGCCCGACCTGAAGAGCATCCCCGCGGACGTTCTGGAGAAGGCCAAGGTCCTCGTGATCAATTACCCGAACAACCCGACCGGCGCTTCGGCCACGGTGGCGTTTTTCGAGGAGGTCATCGCCTTTGCCAAGGCCAACAATATCGTCGTGTTGCAAGACGCCGCCTACGCTGCCTTGGTGTTCGAGGGCGTCAAGCCGATGTCGATCCTGCAGGTTCCCGGCGGTAAGGATGTGGCCATCGAGCTGCACTCCCTCTCCAAGAGCTACAACATGACCGGCTGGCGCATCGGCTGGGTCTGCGGCAACCCGCTCATGGTCAAGGCCTACTCCGACGTGAAGGACAACAGCGACTCCGGCCAGTTCCTGGCGATCCAAAAGGCCGCCGCGACCGCACTCGACAACCCACAGATCACTGAAGAAATCGCTGCCAAGTATTCGCGCCGCATGGACATGCTGGTCAAGACACTGACCGAGGCCGGCTTCAGCGTGAAAAAGCCCAAGGGCAGCTTCTTCCTCTACACCGCCATTCCGCAAAGCGCCGAAACGCCAGAGGGCAAGAAGGTCGAATTCAAGACCGCCGAAGACTTCTCACAATTCCTGATCCGCGAGCTGCTCATCAGCACCGTGCCGTGGGACGACGCTGGCACCTTCGTCCGCTTCTCCGTAACCTTCGCCGCCAAGGGCAAGGAAGCTGAGCAAAAGACCGTCGACGAAATCAAGAACCGCCTCGATGCGTGCTCGTTCGAGTTTTAA
- a CDS encoding acyl-CoA thioesterase produces MKQNQHVRAGSCPRQVKMLGKRPQPSILPRVISWTSNIRVRYAETDGMGIVYHSNYFVWFELSRVEMLEGIGLSYREIESRGYLLPVLDVSASYKKPAYFDDRVTVTAFLDELPSLRINFSYEVRRGEDLLVTGTSRHAFMSREGRPIKPPKDLVDHFAQYFAK; encoded by the coding sequence ATGAAGCAAAACCAACATGTTCGCGCCGGAAGTTGCCCGCGCCAAGTCAAAATGCTTGGCAAACGGCCACAGCCGTCCATCCTGCCTCGCGTGATCTCATGGACGAGCAATATTCGCGTGCGCTACGCCGAGACCGACGGCATGGGCATTGTTTACCACTCGAATTACTTTGTGTGGTTCGAGCTGAGCCGGGTGGAAATGCTCGAAGGCATCGGCCTGTCCTACCGCGAGATCGAGTCCCGCGGCTACCTGCTGCCGGTGCTCGACGTCTCCGCCAGCTATAAAAAGCCTGCCTATTTCGACGACCGGGTGACGGTGACGGCGTTCCTCGACGAGCTGCCCAGCCTGCGGATAAACTTCAGCTATGAGGTCCGCCGCGGCGAGGACCTGCTCGTCACCGGGACATCGCGGCACGCATTCATGTCCCGCGAAGGCCGCCCCATCAAGCCGCCCAAGGACCTCGTGGACCATTTCGCGCAGTATTTTGCAAAATAG
- a CDS encoding CTP synthase has product MADQAETSNTKYIFITGGVVSSLGKGLTAGALGALLEQRGLTCRLQKFDPYLNVDPGTMSPFQHGEVYVLDDGAETDLDLGHYERFTSGTLSSNNNLTSGQIYEEIIQKERRGDFLGKTVQVIPHVTDEIKKHIYGGAGEGDERVDVLITEIGGTVGDIEGLPFLEAMRQFALELGRDNVLFIHVTLIPFLKAAGELKTKPSQQSVAKLREIGIQPDILVCRTEQPISLDIRQKLSLFCNIPVKAVIEEMDVETSIYELPICLAKESLDDLVVDHLRLNAPDSDMAEWMSVVRRLKFPANRVDVGVVGKYIELQDAYKSVYESLTHAGVSNDCGVNIVRIDSEAIEEDGAEAHLKGLGGILVPGGFGDRGIEGKIAAAAYAREKMIPYFGLCLGMQILVIEYARHVAGYPKANSLEFDPSCDSAVINIMADQVNVTDKGATMRLGAYPCKLTPDTHSWAAYANVFDAPKDGGDFIIHERHRHRFEFNNDFREILERCGLRIAGVNPERDLVEIAEVFDHPWMVGVQFHPEFKSKPNHAHPLFAAFIAAAIKRNKNG; this is encoded by the coding sequence ATGGCTGACCAAGCGGAAACCTCCAACACGAAGTACATTTTCATCACCGGCGGCGTGGTGTCGTCCCTGGGTAAGGGGCTGACCGCGGGCGCGCTGGGCGCGCTGCTCGAACAGCGCGGGCTGACCTGCCGTCTGCAAAAGTTCGACCCGTATCTGAACGTCGATCCCGGCACGATGAGCCCCTTCCAACATGGTGAGGTGTATGTGCTCGACGACGGCGCGGAGACCGACCTGGACCTCGGCCACTACGAGCGCTTCACCAGCGGCACGCTTTCCAGCAATAACAACCTGACCTCCGGCCAAATTTACGAAGAGATCATCCAGAAGGAGCGCCGTGGCGACTTCCTCGGCAAGACCGTGCAGGTGATCCCCCACGTCACCGACGAAATCAAGAAGCACATCTACGGCGGTGCCGGCGAGGGCGACGAAAGAGTCGACGTGCTCATCACCGAGATTGGTGGCACCGTGGGCGACATCGAGGGTCTGCCCTTCCTGGAAGCCATGCGCCAGTTTGCGCTCGAATTAGGCCGCGACAACGTGCTGTTTATCCACGTTACGCTGATTCCGTTCCTCAAAGCCGCGGGTGAGCTGAAGACCAAGCCCAGCCAGCAATCCGTCGCCAAGCTGCGCGAGATCGGCATTCAGCCGGACATCCTGGTGTGCCGCACGGAGCAGCCGATCAGCCTGGATATCCGCCAAAAGCTGAGCCTGTTTTGCAACATCCCGGTCAAGGCGGTCATCGAAGAGATGGACGTCGAAACCTCCATTTACGAGCTGCCCATTTGCCTGGCCAAGGAAAGCCTGGACGACCTCGTGGTCGACCACCTGCGCCTCAATGCGCCCGACAGCGACATGGCCGAGTGGATGTCTGTCGTGCGCCGCCTGAAGTTCCCCGCCAACCGCGTGGACGTCGGCGTCGTCGGCAAATACATCGAGCTGCAGGACGCATATAAGAGCGTTTACGAAAGCCTCACCCATGCCGGTGTTTCCAACGATTGCGGCGTGAACATTGTCCGCATTGATTCCGAAGCCATCGAAGAAGACGGTGCCGAGGCACACCTCAAGGGCCTGGGCGGCATCCTCGTCCCCGGTGGTTTTGGTGATCGCGGTATCGAAGGGAAAATCGCCGCCGCCGCCTACGCTCGCGAAAAGATGATCCCCTACTTTGGGCTGTGCCTGGGCATGCAGATTCTCGTGATCGAGTATGCCCGCCACGTGGCCGGCTACCCCAAGGCGAACAGCCTGGAGTTTGACCCATCCTGCGACAGCGCCGTGATCAACATCATGGCCGACCAGGTCAACGTGACCGACAAGGGTGCCACCATGCGCCTGGGTGCCTACCCGTGCAAGCTGACGCCTGACACCCATTCCTGGGCGGCCTACGCCAACGTGTTTGACGCCCCCAAGGACGGCGGCGACTTCATCATCCACGAACGCCACCGCCACCGCTTCGAGTTTAACAACGATTTCCGCGAAATCCTGGAGCGCTGCGGTCTGCGCATTGCGGGCGTCAACCCCGAGCGCGACCTGGTGGAAATCGCTGAAGTCTTCGACCATCCGTGGATGGTGGGCGTGCAGTTCCACCCGGAATTCAAGTCCAAGCCCAACCACGCGCACCCGCTCTTTGCCGCCTTCATTGCGGCCGCGATCAAGCGCAACAAGAACGGCTAA
- a CDS encoding AraC family transcriptional regulator codes for MAASQPQGPVLQGIEVDVQHVGRSDWHSGVDNNTPWKTPRTLSYQELWFFWRGSCRILANGQQHDIHQGELFWFRPGVEYQVIQDHDRPIGTNFAIFNLKKDGESLQELPADWPVHIDLVEADLAETVTRHIVELYWQCYVDYKDSPDAENLRSNPYFQYINDHYQYLIFAPLPISIYAPRVKADQPSILTADTLFRGLLMEILAQAQRNKGNNSDSHDRYQRRLISRIATGIQQDPAAKITTAELARQCGYSADYFSRVFKKIMHCSPQSYQVYARINKACLLLRESDLLIKQIALKLGYCNEYFFSRQFKEVTGRSPSSYRKRGTEPKPLENEAS; via the coding sequence ATGGCCGCCAGCCAACCCCAGGGTCCGGTTTTGCAGGGCATCGAAGTCGATGTGCAGCATGTCGGTCGTTCGGATTGGCACAGTGGCGTAGACAACAATACGCCGTGGAAAACACCCCGCACACTCTCCTACCAGGAGCTATGGTTCTTCTGGCGTGGCAGTTGCCGCATCCTCGCCAATGGCCAGCAGCATGACATCCATCAGGGCGAGCTGTTTTGGTTTCGCCCCGGCGTGGAGTATCAGGTCATCCAGGACCACGACCGTCCGATAGGCACAAACTTCGCCATCTTCAATTTAAAGAAAGACGGCGAGTCCCTGCAGGAGCTGCCCGCCGATTGGCCGGTGCATATAGACTTGGTCGAGGCCGACCTCGCCGAGACCGTTACCCGCCACATTGTGGAGCTGTATTGGCAATGCTACGTGGATTACAAGGACTCCCCCGACGCCGAAAATCTACGCTCGAATCCGTATTTCCAGTACATCAACGACCACTACCAATACCTGATCTTTGCCCCGCTGCCGATCAGTATTTACGCGCCCAGGGTGAAGGCGGACCAGCCTTCCATTCTGACCGCCGACACCCTCTTCCGCGGCCTGCTGATGGAAATCCTGGCCCAGGCCCAGCGCAACAAAGGCAACAACTCCGACAGCCACGACCGCTATCAGCGCCGCCTCATCTCGCGCATCGCAACGGGCATTCAACAGGATCCGGCCGCCAAAATCACCACCGCCGAGCTTGCCCGGCAGTGCGGCTACAGCGCAGATTACTTTTCCCGCGTGTTCAAAAAGATCATGCACTGTAGCCCGCAGAGCTATCAAGTTTACGCGCGCATTAACAAAGCCTGCCTGCTCCTGCGAGAGTCAGACTTGCTTATCAAGCAGATCGCGCTCAAGCTTGGTTACTGTAACGAATACTTTTTCTCCCGCCAGTTTAAGGAGGTAACCGGCCGCAGCCCCAGTAGTTATCGGAAAAGGGGGACAGAGCCCAAGCCCCTGGAGAACGAGGCTAGCTAA
- a CDS encoding heparinase II/III domain-containing protein gives MRISNLLAALLALLIHLTPAQGETVNSVLANAPTAHPRLFLNAKTLEEINVNIEADPLLGQTRDHIIELADEMTNLPPLERIVEGRRLLDVSRTCLRRMCYLGLAYQLTGNPKYAQSAEEQMLAVAAFSDWNPSHYLDTAEMTAALAIGYDWCYAALSPESREIIRQAIIEKGLQSSLEGNKWWITGHNNWNQVCHAGMVIGALVIYEEEPTLAEQMIQRALDNIHHGMEVYAPDGNYPEGPMYWSYGTSFNVLLIDALQSVLGTDFDLAATPGFLDSAEYYLHASGPSGDYFNYADCNTRGGVAPPVFWFAEQSDDASLLWTQRTRLQEFLAGNHKPDGASMRIFPMTLIWASQLSEAPAPEKLSWSGNGEVPVGMHRSSWEDPRAVFIGIKGGSGSAGHGHMDTGVFVMEADGVRWAIDLGMQDYHSLESKGVKLWGEDRWKVFRLNNHSHSIVTVDGQLLSVTGSAPITKHESEGDFPHTILDTSSAYTDQLAQAQRGVGLHQSGAVFIQDELQAPAHEVQIRWAMITRADVSIDNDHQATLRQEGEQLTLKVLSPAEVQMTVVDIETPPNDYDEKNPNAKRLELTATIPANARETLSILLQPGSVPSVNLRPLPLAQW, from the coding sequence ATGAGAATTTCCAACCTGCTCGCTGCCCTGTTGGCGCTGCTGATCCACCTCACCCCCGCTCAAGGAGAAACCGTGAATTCCGTACTTGCGAATGCACCCACCGCGCACCCGCGCCTGTTCCTCAATGCCAAAACGCTGGAGGAAATTAACGTCAATATCGAGGCCGACCCTTTGCTTGGTCAAACGCGCGACCACATTATCGAGCTCGCCGATGAAATGACCAACCTGCCCCCACTGGAGCGCATCGTGGAAGGCCGGCGTCTGCTGGACGTATCCCGTACGTGCCTACGCCGCATGTGCTACCTTGGCCTGGCTTATCAACTCACCGGCAACCCGAAATATGCCCAAAGCGCCGAAGAACAAATGCTCGCGGTAGCGGCCTTTTCCGATTGGAACCCATCACACTACCTCGACACCGCGGAGATGACTGCCGCGCTCGCCATCGGCTACGACTGGTGCTACGCCGCGCTCAGCCCGGAGTCGCGCGAAATCATCCGGCAAGCGATCATCGAAAAGGGTCTCCAGTCATCGCTTGAGGGCAACAAATGGTGGATCACCGGGCATAATAATTGGAACCAGGTTTGCCACGCTGGCATGGTCATAGGCGCACTCGTCATATATGAAGAGGAACCTACGCTGGCCGAGCAGATGATCCAGCGCGCACTGGACAACATTCATCACGGCATGGAGGTCTATGCACCGGATGGCAATTACCCCGAAGGCCCGATGTACTGGAGCTACGGCACCAGCTTTAACGTGCTTCTAATCGATGCCCTGCAGTCCGTGCTCGGCACGGATTTCGACCTTGCGGCGACGCCGGGCTTCCTTGACTCGGCGGAGTATTACCTCCACGCCAGCGGACCGAGTGGCGACTATTTTAACTACGCCGATTGCAACACGCGCGGTGGCGTTGCCCCACCGGTGTTCTGGTTTGCTGAGCAAAGCGATGATGCTTCCTTGCTATGGACTCAGCGCACTAGGCTACAGGAATTTCTTGCTGGAAACCACAAGCCGGATGGTGCCAGTATGCGCATTTTCCCCATGACGCTCATCTGGGCGAGCCAGTTGAGCGAGGCACCTGCACCAGAGAAACTCAGCTGGAGCGGCAATGGCGAGGTCCCCGTCGGTATGCACCGCAGCAGTTGGGAAGATCCGCGCGCGGTCTTTATCGGTATTAAAGGCGGATCGGGGAGCGCGGGGCATGGCCACATGGATACCGGCGTCTTTGTCATGGAGGCCGACGGCGTGCGCTGGGCCATCGATCTGGGCATGCAGGACTACCACAGCCTCGAAAGCAAAGGCGTGAAGCTCTGGGGTGAAGATCGCTGGAAAGTCTTCCGCCTGAACAACCACAGCCACAGCATTGTCACCGTCGATGGCCAGTTGCTCTCCGTAACCGGCTCCGCGCCCATCACGAAGCACGAGTCCGAAGGCGATTTTCCTCACACGATCCTCGATACGAGCAGCGCTTACACGGACCAGCTTGCCCAGGCACAGCGGGGCGTCGGCCTGCACCAAAGCGGGGCAGTGTTCATCCAGGATGAGTTGCAGGCACCGGCCCACGAAGTGCAAATTCGCTGGGCCATGATTACCCGGGCCGACGTTTCAATCGACAATGATCACCAAGCGACGCTTCGCCAGGAAGGTGAGCAATTAACGCTCAAAGTGCTCTCTCCCGCCGAGGTCCAGATGACCGTTGTCGACATAGAAACGCCGCCGAACGATTACGACGAAAAGAACCCGAATGCCAAGCGGCTGGAGCTCACCGCCACCATCCCCGCCAACGCCCGGGAAACGCTTAGCATTCTCCTCCAGCCCGGCAGCGTGCCATCGGTGAATTTGCGCCCCCTCCCGCTCGCCCAGTGGTAA
- a CDS encoding ABC transporter ATP-binding protein has product MNCSDAFINVSSLTVQRGDTTILQDVDWRVERGQHWAILGANGSGKTSLLKALTAYLTPSRGVIQVDGQTYGKSNWPKLRQRIGLVSSGISQQVPLDEIALKTVLSGPVAQLGYWTREADTTNETLARECLQRMGAVHLAERPWMHLSQGERQRVFIARALMTQPVLLILDEPCAGLDPVMREQFLSSVSSLMREDYAPNIVLVTHHVEEIVPGFSHTLVLKDGHALRQGPTIDVLTNDCLSDAFNAPIHIEQRNGRWRLELTSA; this is encoded by the coding sequence ATGAATTGCTCGGATGCCTTTATCAACGTCAGCAGCCTTACCGTCCAACGTGGCGACACCACGATTTTGCAGGACGTCGATTGGCGTGTGGAGCGCGGGCAGCACTGGGCGATTCTGGGAGCCAACGGCTCAGGCAAAACCTCGCTGCTCAAGGCGCTGACCGCCTACCTGACCCCGAGCCGCGGCGTGATCCAAGTCGACGGGCAGACCTACGGCAAAAGCAATTGGCCCAAGCTGCGTCAGCGTATTGGACTCGTCAGCTCCGGCATTTCACAGCAAGTGCCTCTCGACGAAATCGCTTTAAAAACCGTGCTCAGCGGGCCCGTCGCTCAGCTCGGCTACTGGACGCGGGAGGCCGACACGACCAACGAAACGCTCGCCCGCGAATGCCTTCAGCGCATGGGCGCCGTCCACCTCGCCGAGCGCCCGTGGATGCACCTCAGCCAGGGCGAGCGGCAGCGGGTATTCATTGCCCGCGCCCTGATGACGCAGCCGGTGCTGCTCATCCTCGACGAACCTTGCGCCGGGCTCGACCCCGTGATGCGCGAACAATTCCTGAGCAGCGTCAGCAGCCTCATGCGCGAAGACTACGCGCCCAACATCGTGCTCGTCACCCACCACGTTGAGGAAATTGTGCCGGGTTTCTCGCACACCCTCGTGCTCAAAGACGGCCACGCACTGCGCCAAGGGCCAACCATCGACGTCCTGACCAACGACTGCCTCAGCGACGCCTTCAATGCACCGATTCACATTGAGCAACGCAATGGACGCTGGCGGCTGGAGCTGACCAGCGCATAA
- the ychF gene encoding redox-regulated ATPase YchF: MLQAGIVGLPNVGKSTLFNALTRTRKAEAANYPFCTIEPNVGVVEVPDERLEPLRAIAKTQVIIPAAIEFVDIAGLVAGASKGEGLGNKFLANIREVDAIVHVVRCFEDDDIIHKEGSVDPIRDIDIINTELVLADLESAESQLDKNRRRAKGQDKEAVANAALLEKVVKHLNDGKPAVTMDLSDDERELMKTFCLLTAKRALYACNVAEADLANGGNDFTKKVADWAAEHHGAGSCVICARIEEELSELEPEEAKEFLADLGVSGSGVSGLIQAAYSLLGLASYFTAGEKEVRAWTFHVGMKAPQCAGVIHTDFEKKFIKAEVVSYDDLLAAGSVAAARDAGKYRLEGKEYLFKDGDVALFKVGG, encoded by the coding sequence ATGCTGCAAGCAGGCATCGTCGGACTGCCCAACGTGGGCAAGAGCACCCTTTTTAACGCCCTTACGCGCACCCGCAAGGCGGAGGCCGCCAATTACCCATTTTGCACGATCGAGCCCAATGTGGGCGTAGTCGAAGTGCCGGACGAGCGCCTGGAGCCGCTGCGCGCAATCGCCAAGACGCAGGTTATCATCCCGGCGGCGATTGAGTTCGTGGACATTGCGGGCCTCGTGGCTGGCGCCAGCAAGGGCGAAGGCCTGGGCAACAAGTTTCTCGCCAACATCCGCGAGGTGGACGCCATCGTGCACGTGGTGCGCTGCTTTGAGGATGACGACATCATCCACAAGGAAGGCTCCGTCGACCCGATTCGCGACATCGACATCATTAACACCGAGCTCGTGCTCGCTGACCTGGAGTCCGCCGAAAGCCAGCTCGACAAGAACCGCCGCCGCGCGAAGGGACAAGACAAGGAAGCCGTGGCTAACGCCGCGCTGCTGGAAAAAGTCGTCAAGCACCTCAACGACGGCAAGCCCGCCGTGACGATGGACCTGAGCGACGACGAGCGTGAGCTGATGAAGACATTCTGCCTCCTCACCGCCAAGCGCGCTCTTTACGCGTGCAACGTGGCCGAGGCCGACCTCGCCAACGGCGGCAACGACTTTACCAAGAAAGTCGCCGACTGGGCTGCCGAGCACCACGGCGCTGGCTCGTGCGTTATCTGCGCGCGCATCGAGGAAGAGCTTTCCGAGCTGGAGCCCGAAGAGGCCAAGGAATTTCTGGCCGACCTCGGCGTATCCGGCTCCGGTGTTTCCGGGCTGATTCAGGCGGCGTATTCGCTGCTGGGCCTGGCGAGCTACTTCACCGCGGGCGAAAAGGAAGTTCGCGCCTGGACTTTCCATGTCGGCATGAAGGCGCCGCAATGCGCGGGCGTAATTCACACCGACTTCGAGAAGAAATTCATTAAGGCGGAAGTTGTCAGCTACGACGACCTCTTGGCCGCAGGCTCCGTCGCCGCCGCCCGCGACGCCGGTAAATACCGCCTCGAAGGCAAGGAATACCTCTTCAAGGATGGCGACGTGGCGCTGTTCAAGGTGGGCGGCTAG
- a CDS encoding antitoxin yields the protein MKTAKIFSNGRSLAVRIPRDWLGDAKEVELEQDGDTIHIRPRRTTLGELAKRCAKRPVKLERFPQTTTPPPGFGG from the coding sequence ATGAAAACGGCCAAAATATTCAGCAACGGTCGCAGCCTCGCGGTCCGCATCCCGCGGGATTGGCTGGGTGACGCCAAAGAAGTCGAGCTGGAGCAAGACGGCGACACGATTCACATTCGCCCCCGCCGGACCACCCTGGGTGAATTGGCAAAGCGCTGCGCCAAGCGCCCGGTTAAACTCGAGCGGTTCCCGCAGACCACCACCCCTCCCCCCGGCTTCGGCGGATGA
- a CDS encoding PIN domain-containing protein gives MILLDTSAVIKLLRGEDAPLALADESVGLSSIVVMELHTGVFHGGGTKERKCVQEFLQAVEQFPFDEAAAISAAKVRAELWSQGTPIGDYDVLIAGHAIALGLNLLTDNVRHFERVDGLQVIPWRS, from the coding sequence ATGATCCTGCTCGACACCTCGGCGGTCATCAAGCTGCTCCGTGGCGAAGACGCCCCGTTGGCACTTGCAGACGAATCAGTCGGCTTGTCATCCATTGTTGTAATGGAATTGCACACAGGCGTCTTTCACGGCGGCGGCACCAAGGAACGCAAATGCGTGCAGGAATTTCTTCAAGCCGTGGAGCAATTTCCCTTCGATGAAGCCGCCGCAATCTCCGCCGCCAAAGTTCGCGCCGAGCTGTGGAGCCAAGGCACGCCAATCGGCGACTATGACGTGCTCATTGCCGGGCACGCAATCGCCCTCGGGCTGAATTTACTCACAGACAACGTGCGCCACTTCGAGCGAGTAGATGGCCTACAGGTGATTCCTTGGCGAAGCTGA
- a CDS encoding AAA family ATPase produces the protein MDSNIVTKLSRLRQSLESVIVGKPGAMQGVLIALVCDGHLLIEDMPGVGKTILARTLAKSIAGDFKRIQFTPDLLPSDVTGVSVFNRQSNEFEFRAGPVFANVLLADEINRATPRTQSSLLEAMGEKTVTVDGVTRDLPSLFFVIATQNPIELKGTFSLPEAQLDRFFGKLSLGYPSVEEEARVMQMQVRHHPVLDVEPVISVNEVREAQAAVREIHIEPNILDYIARIMAATRDDERLAVGASPRGSLALMRASQAQSLFKGDDYVKPDTVKEVASFVLAHRVILKTRSVVNVESASGVINDILQGVEAPITQ, from the coding sequence ATGGATTCAAATATCGTTACCAAACTTTCCCGGCTGCGCCAGAGTCTGGAGTCCGTCATTGTCGGCAAGCCCGGTGCCATGCAAGGCGTGCTGATCGCCCTCGTTTGCGACGGGCACCTGTTGATCGAAGATATGCCCGGCGTCGGCAAAACGATCCTCGCTCGGACACTGGCCAAGTCCATCGCCGGCGACTTCAAGCGCATCCAGTTCACGCCCGACTTGCTGCCGTCGGATGTGACCGGAGTCTCGGTGTTCAACCGCCAAAGCAACGAGTTTGAGTTCCGCGCCGGGCCGGTGTTCGCCAACGTCCTACTGGCCGACGAGATCAACCGCGCCACCCCGCGCACGCAGTCCAGCCTGCTCGAAGCCATGGGCGAAAAGACTGTCACCGTCGACGGCGTGACGCGCGATTTGCCGTCGTTGTTTTTCGTGATCGCCACGCAAAACCCGATCGAGCTCAAGGGCACCTTCTCCCTGCCCGAGGCGCAGTTGGATCGCTTTTTCGGCAAGCTCTCTCTCGGCTACCCAAGCGTCGAGGAGGAGGCGCGCGTCATGCAGATGCAAGTGCGGCATCACCCCGTGCTCGACGTGGAGCCGGTCATATCGGTTAACGAAGTTCGCGAAGCGCAAGCCGCCGTGCGCGAGATTCACATAGAGCCCAACATCCTCGACTACATCGCGCGCATCATGGCCGCCACGCGCGACGACGAGCGCCTCGCCGTCGGTGCCAGCCCGCGCGGCTCACTCGCCCTGATGCGCGCCAGCCAGGCACAGAGCCTCTTCAAAGGCGACGACTACGTGAAGCCCGACACCGTCAAAGAAGTCGCTAGCTTCGTCCTCGCGCACCGTGTAATTTTAAAGACACGCTCGGTGGTCAATGTCGAGTCCGCCTCGGGCGTGATCAACGACATCCTGCAAGGCGTCGAGGCACCGATCACGCAGTAA